The nucleotide sequence tgtcgcggcgcgacataaagaaggaaaaatgacccttcttaactcaagttctgatttgGATTTGCTTTGTTTACTGCGGCACGATCCCTTTTGCTGCGGCGCGATGTTTGCCTTATCCTGGTCACTTCGAAAGTTTAACATAAAACAAAGGTtcaaacacacatatatatataaacacatatgccCTTATACGACAATTAACACcgtagctcatttaatcacataacgaacagGTTTTAAGCGTActtttgattaagtacgtacctttatacGCGCacaggaaaacggggtgttacaactctcccccacttaaatcggagcgcgtccttgcAATCCAagtcgcatgacacgagggaaggtaaaccaTCACGAATTCTTCggtctcccaagtaaactcggaacctttactatgacgccattggaccttaaaggtcctcacctctttgttacgcaacatttttaccttctcatcgagtatagcaatcggctcttcaacgtattctaacttgttgtttagctcaatttcatctaaaggcatccatgaagaatcatccgcaagacactttcagagatgggaaacatgaaatgtattatggatccccgcaagttcttcgggtaattccaaacgatacgcgacttcaccaacacgagctaaaactttaaacggcccaataaactgaggagctaactttcctcgtttccgaaaccgaataatacccttccatggcgaaaccttgagcatcaccatatcaccttcttggaattcaatcaaacgtctacgcttatcggcataagacttttgcctatcttgcgcctttttcaaatgttcccgaatcataacgattttatcatttgtctccaataccaagtcagagctcccgacttccctttgccccacttctccccaacaaatcggggttcgacaccttctaccatacaacatctcatacggtggcattccaatactagagtgaaaactattattgtacgagaattccaccaaaggtaaatgttcatcccaactaccaccgaagtcaatgatacacgcacgtaacatatccttcaacgtttgattcgtacgttcggtttgaccgtccgtttgaggatggtacgccgtactcatatttaccctcgtacccatatcttcatgaaatttcttccaaaatcgagaagtaaaacgcgtgtcccgatccgaaacgatagacgcgggaacaccatgtctcaatatcacctctttaatgaacatcttcgcgagtgcctccgacaaaattgcttctttaataggaagaaacaacgcactcttcgtcaatctatcgacaataacccaaatagtgtcaaattgggttcttgccgttttcggcaacttggtaataaaatccatggtaatatgctcccacttccacatcggaatttatagcggttgcaacttaccatacggcttttggtgttcggctttaacttgaaaacacgtgacgcattgctcaacatacttaacaacgtcgcgtttcatgcccgaccaccaataatctttcttcaaatcatggtacatcttcgtcgcaccggatgtatggaatacttagacttgtgcgcctcatcaagaagcacctttcagaaatcacccatcttaggaaaccacactctttcttgaaaagacaataaaccacgcgaacccatcgtaatgaattccgattgccccacaattcgttccgcatgcttgttgtgaacgtaagcctctatttgaatcacaccaagtttttcaagaaaatcgttagtaataatcatacgtaacaatcccaatcgtaacgccgggtggtgactctttcggcttaatgcatccgcgaccacattcgctttgcccggatgataaagtatctcacaatcatagtctttcaccacatccatccatctacgttgacgataattcaaatcccgttgatcaaaaagatgtttcaaactcttgtgatccgaataaatcgtacacttgacaccatacaagtaatggcgccaaattttcaaagcatggacaaccgccgctaattcgagatcatgagtcgggtatctcttttcatgttcctttaattggcgagaggcgtaagcaatgactttacctcgttgcattagaacacacccgagcccattcaaagaagcatcacaatagaccatcatatcatctacaccttccggcaatactaggACCGGAGcattacacaatttctctttcaacaattgaaaagcgatttcttgctcgttctcccaattgaatctcgtattcttccttgtcaacttagttaatggcgaagcaatcttggaaaggtcttggataaaccgacgataataaccggccaatccgagaaaacttcggatttctgtaggcgtagtcggtcgtccccaatccttcaccgtctctatcttcctcggatctacttgaataccatccttgttcacaatatggccaaggaattgaacctcccttagccaaaattcacattttgagaatttagcatacaacttctcttttctcaacgttttcaatacttcgcgcaagtggtgttcatgttccgtcatgctcttagaatagacaagaatatcgtcaatgaacacaattaccgacttgtccaacataggttggcacactcggttcataagatccatgaatgccgccggtgcattcgtaagaccaaaaggcataaccacaaattcaaaatgcccgtaacgcgttcgaaaggccgttttctcaatatcttcctcacggacccgcatttgatgatagccggaccgtaggtcaattttagagaaatatgtcgcaccttggagttgatcaaacaaatcgtcaatcctaggcaatagataacgattcttgatcgtcactttattcaactccaaataatcaatgcacatacgcatactaccatctttcttcttcacgaacaagaccggagcgccctaaggcgaagcactcggtcgaataaaacccttctcaaataactcttgaatttgattcaacaattcttgcatttccgtcggtgctaaatgataaggagttttagcaatgggagtagctcccggaaccaactcaatgcgaaattcgacttgtctttccgccggaacacccggtaactcatccgaaaaaacatcttcaaactcactcaccatcggaatttcacgaatgagtggtggctcatcacgagtatcaacaacatgagcaaggaaagccatgccaccagtaacaacgagacgacgtgcccgtgcaaaagtgcatatcggcaccggtctccttcgtttatcaccatgaataattagctctcccccactaggggtcttcacacgaatagatttctcatggcatgcaatatcggctctataacgatcgagccaatccataccaacgacaatatcaaaatcgcccaaggtcatcggaatgagatcaattttaaagttctcgaaaccaaacaccacattacaatctttacacacatcaactactAGCGCCATTTtgtcatccgctatttcaacttctatcggacgacttaacttcactagcagtttatttaacttaggcacaaatcttggggacacgaaagacaaattagcaccactatcaaaaagtgtccgtgccggattagagttaaccatgaaagtacctgagacgacttcattggattgtttagatTCAttattcgtcatcaagtagttacgCCCCTAGCCGACcatgccgccttctctagcctctttACTTGGTCGTTTGATAATTCGGGACATTCCGCATTCCAGTGCCCCGTCTATTGACAATTAAAGCACGTGACCGTCTTGATCAAACAATCACGAGCGTAATGACCCGGCTTCCCAtaactataacaagtaggcgtaaaagtattctaaccacccttcttcatacttccgacgctttcggtcacacccttgctcttcttgttggagtaactaggcgctccaaattttcttttgctcgacccataactaaccggaaccggactcggagcttgtgcttcaaacccttttgccaccgccaaaagcttagcgaaagtttcaacatgaccgatactaattttaccctttaaatcatctctaatgcttgcatgaaagtcttccattagcatttgatcatttcccgcatactcgggacaaaaacgtgccttagcgagaaagttggttttaagagtgtttaggtccaaagacccttgacgcatgttccttaactcgttgcgcaatttggaaagatccgcttgcgtacgatatttaaGGAAAAACTCCTTattgaaatccgcccaagataaccccacaaaagccgcatcacccaccatatcaatcttgccatcgagccaatctttagcatggccccttaacaaactagtagcaagctttGTTTTCTTTTAGGGAGGGCACTCGGtcttgcgaaaacaaccttcaacatcggaaatccaagccgcactcttcatggggtcgggatccccgtgaaagtgaggaggcttagtcgcaaataagttcttatagctaaactccaactcgcccacattttgaggtctaggaaacctcctttcaacttcttctttaacggcattagtcatccgttcttgaatcatatcgacaatttattCCAAAACCGACTCTTCGAGAATTTGCTTAACCTTTcgagagaaaaccgaaacatagttttctagagcGGCCTCTATTTTGGTGGTCATCTCGTCCATTTCCTCTACATGAGAAGGACGACcgttgccattcgtattcgttctgtttctcatcttcattctaaagattaaaaatggattagacatcaccaataatttaatacacatatatacctatgcatatgaccgcacacgcaccacatctagctcgatacttgtcgtacATCctcgcttgacttgacttgcaatcgtaatagtggtcgcgactccctattacgctcacatgccgtgccatgatcggacgtatcacaaccatcttgctcgatgttcaaaacaataacacacgattagtaacatcataacatagcatagttgtccacttatgcatcaaagaactaatcaaacacCGCACTGACCcgtatcctacaagtcccgcataaaattcaacaacataaaagtctaagtctaggcgcctatctcaagtcacctaaatcccttagaccatgctctgataccacttgtaacaacccaacccgtaatccttacgataaattttttttttatacaacacaatttcacgccaataaatatgtaacccatttcacgagttccatttaaaacgcacaacaattaattgtttacaaaaggcacgaaggccacgaataaagtttagtacaagtttgacccattacaaatgatagtttataaaccaaacgacgttccgagcatggtttgggactaaactacccaaaactaggccaacttccaaaagctccaacataacaacaacaagggacacctagtgcccaatgacccccttgcccttgtccgcgcctgcatctaaaaagataaataacgagaggggtaagcaaagcttagtgagtagaataaatatatacatgcatataagacttacccacacgcatccacgatatcatataacgcacacaatcacataacatctcgataaacaagctagtataatcaaatcgtacaactagcaacattaaTAGCATAGTAATCATAGCATTAATTGAAATGTTAACGTTAACAACTATAATCCATGGTTAACCCAATTCTTCgcaggggaatgacttcgcgaaacaagtcatcgatgttcataacaaccgttagctcccaaacacggctatggtatactaacccccgaggtgttccaaaaacggctatggcatcacccccaagtgttcccaaaaatggctatggcatcacttgatcaacatgtaagtaaaacacggctattactcacaatcatgtacacaaacacggctatgtgcacaataacacggataataacgcgggagtaaaacacggctattactcgccactatatgcacaaacacggctatgtgcataaatataaaacgtggacaaaacggctatgtctcacaactatggtcacaaaacggctatgtgacaccattaatacggcacgtaaatcatatacatacatatatagattttccactcacctcaagtcccttgtgaaagctaaccgagcttgcaactcttcaatgtaacgtacctattacattatgcatttattaacatacaatctagttgaattaaatgctaacctctaacccttgagcatttaattacCCTATcgtattaaatgactcaactataccaaaaccgcccataaatgaccATTCTTGTCATAAATCACAAAaaactagtgattagggtctattaacatcaaccaacataaacttggtgtatttcatacccattttacccaattagttcaactttgactcatatgacccattttgacacttacacaATCAAACTTTGTCATACATGACCTATTCACAATCTcaccaacatttaacaagtgtatttaatgcttacaacaccattaacacttacaaaccccatttcattagaccaaaccctagattatggtaattagggtttcctttcaacaatctaacccaaaatccacccatttaaccctcaaatgggtcacacaaatcccatatgaaccaaaccctagcttaactaaataaaattcgaaacttaaagttgagacttaccaaaactatcctcttatagctaatagcaaggagaacaactttaattcttgcttctaggattgattcacaaaactctttcttcaaatctcaagtataaactaagtggattttaagttttgagaggaatttatgaaagaaaatggaaaagaaatgagaatatcggataagtggttgatattaaaagctccaaccagatctacatgtaaaaagactaaattacccctaaaccctatttaatttgagtaaaattcgGAATTAGAATTGCAGAAGTGCCGCGGCGCGGCTTCTTTGTCGCGGcgtgacataaagaaggaaaaatgacccttcttaactcaagttctgatctggatttgctttgtttacCGCGGCACGATcccttttgtcgcggcgcggcgtttgccttATCCTGGTCACTTCGAAAGTTTAACATAAAACAAaggttcaaacatatatatatatatatatatatatatatatatatatatatatatatatatatatatatatatatatatatatatatatatataaacatatgcccTTATACGACAATTAACACcgtagctcatttaatcacataacgaacagGTTTTAAGCGTActtttgattaagtacgtacctttatacgcgcacgggaaaacggggtgttacacatagcgtttatggttcaccatattgtgtttgtgattgtttagcatgttaaatattgtatacttataatgttgtattgtcgtgatgtagctaaccctccgggtgtagcttattgacaTTTGTTCACTTTGTCattggtgaacttactcattgttgatgttgttagcttgttgcttagtgatcgtacggtatgcttagattagcttgcctttatgcttggatgcttcggtatgcgttatttgattatttgtgtggcgtattcattttatgcatatatatgtatgtagtatattttcactcactaagcgttagcttaccctctcgttgtttacttttttatagatttgcttagatgaggtggctcgggtaagcgtgggaactagtgactcgcgtagttgctttagaaggcttgcttttggattcgattaggattgggtagcgtatccccaatcgccatgctcggcttttattttatgtttaaagtcatggggtcgaaacttgtaccttgtacttaaagggtaatttgggcatatgtgggcccggtgtcgtaagacTCATTTTAGTATTGAAACATGTTATTTTCAACTATTATAATgtgatgtgaaaagcatttggtcCAAAAGTGTCGGGAAGTATGAGATCTTTTTGCGTGAAAATGACAATTGGGACAGCAGGgtttggagcggcgcgcccctatatggagcggcgctccaattgCCTGAAAAGTGGATCTTTGTTAAAAAAGTAAAAATCTAAgcgtgttttcggttggataacgggttgggtcgttacaaaattGCACAATTACGGCTTGTATATTTATAaaacctcaaaccctaaaccctaaactctaaacctttcGTGTTAAGAATCAAAGAGGATAAGATCACACGTACCCGTCCTGTCATGCACACGAAGCGTAAGTCGTATTCTGCAATTCAGTCACGAATGTGAGATAACAGAATGTTGTACAGTACGTGTTAAATACTTTTTGTAAATTTTCAATACATATACATTGTTTGTTAACAGATTTTTCATCCTTTAATATTCGCTGAGGGTAGACATCAATGACTACTTTGTGGTTACGATACTCAGATTGTTTTTCCTCGACATAAAAATATTGTTGTATCACATTCTTGTTGTACTGTCTGCGGGTAAAGCTAAACACCTATCATTCTCGACAAGTCTGCTCACTGTTCCCGAACCACAAAAGTGCATGGCTAGTCATTGAATATGTTAATAAATTTGATTATGATACTAACAATTAGCATATGACGACTGATCAACAAATGAAACCATAGGagcattactattaataatatggaATAGACAAAACCATACATTATAGGGCATACTTCGATAATTTGACGGGCATTTAGTTGTTTATTTTCTTTTCTATTCGATGTTGTTACCTCTCAAAATTTACACATTCATACATTCTATATTATGAATTACGATTATAATTAACATAAATAAATCTAATATATACAATTCTTAACATCATCATCAATAATCTTTAATCTTCATACATTATAgcaaccaatataacaacaacaacaacaattaattTTGAGTATGCTCAAAGTAAACTGGTTAATAAGTATGCATACCTTGTCACTCCACAGACTCAAAAAGTTGGTGATTAAACACTGAATCATTGTCTAGAAAGCAATCCCTAAAGATTTAGGGTTTGTCAGATGAACTAAACAGTTAATTGTGTCGATTGAACAATTGTCGATTAAAATTAACACTGACAGCAACCAATTAGTTATACGTATGATGAATTAATATGAGTAATAGTCCTTCACACCTGATCAGTCGAAAGACTCATAGTATTGGTTGTTAAAATCAACGGAACCTCGTCTAGAAATCAATCCCGGAAATTTTTGGGTTTGTAAGAATAAGTGATGGATTAAGCAGCAGATTGAAAGATCGCATGCTATTGACTACCGGTGATTGAATCGACCGGATTGATTGTTTGATCGCGACTGAATGAGTTTTCAAAACCCCTATTTCATTATTCTATACCTTGTGTGTTTTAGAGGTTATAGGGGTATTATTGGGTGATTAAAGTAAataattgatttattagctaataattttagatgatgattaaTCACCATTAGATTAAAGGGTATTGTTATGTAATTTTTTGATCTAACGGTTATTAAGGGGGTTTCACAATTATTTATTAGTTAAacgagactctcttttaatgtatatagtgataGTGATGCTTATATTGTGAGGTTACAACATTCCCTTTAAagaaagtttttaaatataagaggTGCACGTTATGATTATGGTCATGtttattattatatgttaaattaaaattaaattgattttttttaaatatataagcTTTAAATTAATAGATTACCTGAAGTATCTTATGAAAATAAGTTAAGAATTTATAACATATAAATTTACATCATTACCTTTATATATCCTTATATGTCATTAGATTTTTGTCATAAAATGTCATTTTAAATACATAATCTTCATCTAATTTAccaaatatttataaaaaataagcTCAAGTTTCTAGCTTAAAGTATAAGCTACAACTTTCAACTTCAGATACAAGTTGTACCTTTAGTTACCACTTAGTTGTTTTCAAACACATcccatgtaaatgttgattttatTTTGGCTAGATGAAAAGTTAGGGTTGTTTGTCCCTAGGGGTGACTTTCCTGGCTATAAAGCAAGTTATCCCAAATTGATTAATGGTACAAAGTGTAGGTGACCTCCTATTATAAAAGAGGTGATGAGATTACTTATAACTTGCACAATGCACTTTAAGtattaaattatttatttcttTATCTTAAGACTTGTATTAGTAAAATCTTTTGAGAGTGTAGTCGATATAAAAatatgtcattgtaacaattttTGATTTAAAAAGAGTGATCTATGTCAATATAACAATTTGCAATGTAGTTAATTTTCTTTTTTGGAGCCTGCTATTTTTCTCAGGTTATAAAGTTTTTACATTAAAATTTTGCATTGTAATTTTCTAATGTTTTTCTATTGATGGTGTGTTGATAACAAGTGGGGCCATTTTTCTCAACAATAACTTCATTAAATAATACGAGGTGTACACATATCGGAAAAACGGCCTATTTTATCGGAGTCATGTAGAAAGGTCAATGGTGAGTCGTTAGGCAGTATTTAACGATGTCAAGGATAATATGGACGGCGTTCAAAAAGATAGTGTTGTCAATTCTAGTGTCCCGTCTACCGATCCGGTAATTTttaagaaggagaagaagaaaaattaGAAAAAGTTGGTTCAAGGTGCGAAAATGGAGGCTTTCGCGTTTTTATTAAAGACGCTTGAGGTCTTTACGCATGCGTTTTTGTCGTTAACCGGTTAGCTTTTATTTGTGTGTGGTATAGATGGATTTTAATCTTCCGTTCATTCGGTTTTTTTAACAGCGGTTCGAGATCACCCAGGAGGACTAAACCATCAACGCGTTCATCTCTCGCAGTTGCATAATCCGCCCCAACTGCTGCCCAGGAGGAAACGCAACCCAATCCGAGAGCATAGGCGGTAAAACCTCCCTCCCCCACTGCCACCacaacgcgatgtgcggaaggcacccttgggtggaattcaagggttaagAGGCAACCATGTGTACAATGTTGCCCCtcacgggagtcgaactcctgacttcTCGCTAAGAGACGTTGAACGTTACCACATGAACTACAAACACAAGGTTCTTCCGTTCCGTTGGTTAGATTGAAGATCTCCTTCGGTGTTGTGAGATCGTTTTTCTAGATTTGATCACTTTGGCGTTGGTTGTTGTGAGCTTAGTTTGTTTGTTAGTTCTTTAGTTTAGCTCGatagtttgatttgtacgttccaTAAGATGTTTCATTTTTTAGATGAAGTTTCTTGTATTATAAAAGTTATTCCGTTTTAacgcaaaaagaaaaaaaaaattaataataataataatgtggtaATCTATCATGTGTATCCTTTCTACAAAGTTAATCTCTTAAATATAATCGATACATCATATTAATGTTTTCTCAATTGTTTCACCTTACTGATAATTGCTTCCACGGATACATCAAATGCATCTTTTAAACTCTCCAATTTGTATCGAGCATATATAATCTTCGGGATCAAATCAATGACCTCTTTCCTCATCATCTTGATCTTCATGGGATCAATTCGATTAAGACGTTTTTCTATGCTTACATTCTTACGAATGTCATCCTCAGGTATAAAAACCGAATAATCTAGATAGTTCATCTTTACATGCCAAGTGTATTGCGTGTAAAAAGAATCCTGATGAAAGAAAACCGGAATACAACCAGCCAAGATTGAATCGTAAGTTGATCGTCGTGTAAATGAATCACCTTTCGGTTGTAAACAAAAATTCGATCGTTTAAACACATTCATTACACTACTCGGCGAAAGAATTTTTAAATATTTCCCGCCACTCGAGTTCTGGCACTGATTTATTAAAAGACGCCTAATTGATTCGGGGTCATTCGGACGTGCAAAACCTGCAAAACTAAATAACCATTTACGCTCGATTTTCATCATCTTATCTTGCCAATCGAAAACTTCAGAATCTTTAGACGGATGAAAATAACTCGGATATGGAACCGCGAACGAGTTACTTGTACTTGATTCTACTGATAACGTGGACATGTTTTTTGCAGCCGGTAACGTTAAAAATTTGTTCCCCCAATCGGTATCTTTATCGTGCCATCTACAATAATCCCAACTAGGTCTTCCACCAACAAGAAAATGATCTTTACCGTTCAACACCTTCCATTCGTCTCTTTTTTGTAACCAATCGACGAGATCAAGAGACGCAGCGTCTCTTACAGAAATATTATACCCCGAAAAGTATTTTGAAGCatcaagtcccgcataaaacgggACAAAAATAGCAGTAGCCATTGACGAATCGTttgtcaaacattcgtacttttccATTCTCTTGTGAAAAATGTAATCAAGATTAAAGTGATCTGTTGCATACCATCCATTATCCGGTAACACACAATTAGTATCCTTCAATGCACTTCCAAATCCATCATTTGCAAACATGCAAGGTTCGTTAAATCGTTTTCGTTCTTTCACTAAATCTTTATTAAA is from Rutidosis leptorrhynchoides isolate AG116_Rl617_1_P2 chromosome 10, CSIRO_AGI_Rlap_v1, whole genome shotgun sequence and encodes:
- the LOC139870117 gene encoding xyloglucan galactosyltransferase MUR3-like, yielding MFQGLHVCVLGLLIWAFLPFYILFRHLNVPKSILVVNHEIVNSQTTISQTENPKPNCLEVFPFINATTSLKNASDSCDGRYIYIHDLPSRFNKDLVKERKRFNEPCMFANDGFGSALKDTNCVLPDNGWYATDHFNLDYIFHKRMEKYECLTNDSSMATAIFVPFYAGLDASKYFSGYNISVRDAASLDLVDWLQKRDEWKVLNGKDHFLVGGRPSWDYCRWHDKDTDWGNKFLTLPAAKNMSTLSVESSTSNSFAVPYPSYFHPSKDSEVFDWQDKMMKIERKWLFSFAGFARPNDPESIRRLLINQCQNSSGGKYLKILSPSSVMNVFKRSNFCLQPKGDSFTRRSTYDSILAGCIPVFFHQDSFYTQYTWHVKMNYLDYSVFIPEDDIRKNVSIEKRLNRIDPMKIKMMRKEVIDLIPKIIYARYKLESLKDAFDVSVEAIISKVKQLRKH